In one window of Desulfuribacillus alkaliarsenatis DNA:
- a CDS encoding M48 family metallopeptidase, which translates to MPIFKYKNANIRYTLIQKPKLKNISIRIEPDTSVTVKAPSYVSIKRIEEILNKKAPWILKKLDQLATQPTPPEPKQFKENEQFAFLGTAFPLSINVQDLNKSLKKPLKKPTSYSKFYTLDFNNQQFILTETTGIVSKVERSEILRGLFKQWYIKQGMQLLVERLDFYTKQMGVSPTKVVFKEQKKRWGSCTSKGAIYLNWRLMMAPITIIDYVIVHELAHLKHLNHSKDFWYLVQSILPDHKERRNWLKLNGATLTIG; encoded by the coding sequence TTGCCTATATTCAAATACAAAAACGCCAATATCAGATATACACTTATACAAAAACCTAAACTTAAAAATATCTCTATTAGAATTGAACCTGATACAAGCGTGACCGTTAAAGCACCCTCTTATGTATCTATAAAACGAATAGAAGAGATTTTAAATAAAAAAGCTCCGTGGATTTTAAAAAAATTAGACCAATTGGCGACACAGCCTACACCCCCTGAACCAAAGCAATTTAAAGAGAATGAGCAATTTGCGTTTTTAGGAACAGCTTTCCCACTTTCCATTAACGTGCAAGATTTAAACAAGTCTTTAAAGAAGCCTCTAAAAAAACCTACTAGCTATTCAAAATTCTACACCTTAGATTTTAATAATCAGCAGTTTATCCTTACTGAGACTACAGGTATAGTTTCAAAAGTAGAGCGTTCAGAAATTTTAAGGGGTCTTTTTAAGCAATGGTATATAAAACAAGGAATGCAGTTACTAGTAGAACGTCTTGATTTTTATACAAAGCAAATGGGGGTAAGTCCTACCAAGGTCGTTTTCAAAGAGCAGAAGAAGCGCTGGGGAAGCTGTACAAGCAAAGGAGCCATCTACTTAAACTGGCGTCTAATGATGGCTCCCATAACTATTATTGACTACGTCATTGTGCATGAACTAGCTCACTTAAAGCATCTGAATCACTCTAAGGATTTCTGGTATTTAGTACAATCAATTCTGCCAGACCATAAGGAACGAAGGAATTGGCTAAAGCTTAATGGGGCTACTCTGACTATCGGTTAG
- a CDS encoding sodium-dependent bicarbonate transport family permease, whose protein sequence is MGGMIDLAISNLISPVVLFFAMGLVIALIKAKVEFPNAIGDFITMYLLVAIGLKGGVAIAEAGILSVLPAIIGATVLGIFIPIYCFYILKGMGKFKADDAAALAGHYGSISVVTFIAAATFLTNQNIEYEAFMNGLPAIMEIPAIIVALVLASLAKGRSFKKASTVNSETGADKLDALSEKKSLPQVTKQVVLSKSVILLLGAMIVGYITGPSGMVQVEFFYKELFMGMLSLFMLEMGIVAGSKIHELRKAGVFIVGFGIIIPCINAVLGIIVGGIAGLSIGGATLLGVLAASCSYIVAPAAMRVSLPKANPAMYLGASLGVTLPFNLIFGIPIYYYLATNIMRFF, encoded by the coding sequence ATGGGTGGCATGATCGACTTAGCAATAAGCAATTTAATATCTCCAGTAGTTTTGTTCTTCGCAATGGGACTAGTTATTGCATTAATTAAGGCGAAGGTAGAGTTTCCGAATGCAATCGGAGATTTTATTACGATGTACCTTCTAGTAGCAATTGGACTAAAGGGCGGTGTCGCAATAGCAGAAGCAGGCATATTATCTGTATTACCAGCAATTATAGGTGCTACTGTACTGGGGATTTTTATACCAATTTATTGCTTCTATATACTTAAAGGCATGGGGAAATTTAAAGCTGACGATGCCGCTGCCTTAGCTGGACACTATGGATCAATAAGCGTTGTAACGTTCATAGCAGCAGCAACTTTTTTAACTAACCAGAATATTGAATATGAAGCTTTTATGAATGGACTTCCTGCAATCATGGAAATACCAGCGATTATAGTGGCGTTAGTACTAGCTTCTCTAGCTAAAGGCCGTAGCTTTAAAAAAGCTTCAACTGTAAATTCTGAAACAGGTGCAGACAAGCTAGATGCCCTATCAGAAAAGAAGAGCTTGCCTCAAGTAACGAAACAGGTAGTATTGAGTAAGAGTGTTATCCTTCTACTGGGCGCAATGATTGTAGGTTATATCACAGGGCCAAGCGGGATGGTACAAGTAGAGTTTTTCTATAAAGAGCTCTTTATGGGAATGCTGAGCTTGTTTATGCTAGAAATGGGTATCGTGGCTGGTAGTAAGATTCATGAGTTAAGAAAAGCGGGTGTTTTTATCGTCGGCTTTGGTATAATTATTCCATGTATCAATGCTGTTTTAGGAATTATAGTCGGAGGAATTGCTGGACTGTCAATTGGTGGTGCGACCCTACTTGGTGTATTAGCTGCTAGCTGCTCCTATATAGTGGCCCCAGCTGCAATGAGGGTGTCCCTACCTAAGGCTAATCCCGCCATGTATTTAGGCGCATCATTAGGGGTGACATTACCGTTTAACCTAATATTCGGGATTCCGATATACTATTATTTAGCTACAAATATTATGCGATTCTTTTAA
- a CDS encoding uracil-DNA glycosylase, with amino-acid sequence MAILKNDWATLLNEEFTKDYYINLRKFLKDEYQKYTVYPDMYDIFNALHYTDYNDVKVAILGQDPYHGPNQAHGLSFSVKPGVPAPPSLINIFKELHSDLGCYIPNNGHLKKWAEQGVLLLNTALTVRAGQANSHKGKGWEQFTNQVIQLLNNRKQSIVFILWGANAQSKLQFIDSNKHFIIKSVHPSPLSAHRGFFGSKPFSKANQFLVTIGSEPIDWQIDNI; translated from the coding sequence ATGGCTATTTTGAAAAACGATTGGGCTACTCTACTTAATGAAGAGTTTACAAAAGACTATTATATTAACTTAAGAAAGTTTTTAAAAGATGAGTATCAAAAGTATACTGTTTATCCTGATATGTACGATATCTTTAATGCTCTTCACTATACAGATTATAATGATGTTAAAGTTGCTATCCTCGGGCAGGATCCCTATCACGGTCCAAACCAGGCTCACGGTCTTAGCTTCTCTGTCAAACCAGGCGTGCCAGCACCGCCATCACTAATTAACATTTTTAAAGAACTACATAGTGATTTAGGTTGTTATATACCTAATAACGGTCATCTGAAAAAATGGGCTGAACAAGGAGTATTGCTTTTAAATACGGCTTTAACTGTACGTGCAGGACAAGCTAACTCCCATAAAGGTAAGGGCTGGGAGCAATTCACCAATCAAGTTATCCAGTTACTAAACAATCGCAAACAGTCAATCGTGTTTATCCTGTGGGGTGCTAACGCCCAATCAAAACTGCAATTTATTGATAGTAATAAACATTTTATTATTAAATCTGTTCATCCTAGTCCCTTATCAGCCCATCGTGGTTTTTTTGGCAGCAAGCCTTTTTCTAAGGCAAATCAGTTCTTAGTAACAATAGGTAGCGAACCGATAGACTGGCAGATTGATAACATTTAA
- a CDS encoding ABC transporter ATP-binding protein, which yields MVTKNPQKNDVSKMSTEMTFGKFGGQGRGMLPLEKATKTSDTVMRIWSYLARQRYGLIAVACMVVVASLLTLTAPYILGVAIDDYVIPGQFEGFLQICIILACVYAGSSLMTWLHGYLMVGLSHKTVQTMREDVFAKLQKLPLRFFDNRTHGEIMSRATNDIEQVSTVLNQSVTQLISSFVIIIGSFLFMISLNPRLTLISLIIIPIVIVSTKLLAKYTRRFFTQQQRCLGDINGFIEETIAGQKVVKIFNQEDAKKEQFQNKNQQLKDVSMKAQIFAGIMPPLMNAITNMSFAMITVVGAWMVISEMTSIGVVVSFLHYSKQFSRPVNELANQFNLMQAGVAGAERVFEIIDSQSEYETARLDVNVYAPKTAIGEIRFEHVSFSYTTDVPILENITFKAKPGETIALVGPTGAGKTTIISLLTRFYEITDGRINIDGVDIQSVEKDWLRSQIGMVLQDVYLFAGTIKENIRYGRLEATDEEVVEAAKLVNAHTFIQRLPQGYDTVLTSEGSNLSQGQRQLINIARAILANPVILILDEATSSIDTRTELMIQKGIDSLKSGRTSLVIAHRLSTIREADKILVMYNGRIAEQGNHEHLIRERGLYYTLYNNQYAV from the coding sequence ATGGTTACTAAAAACCCTCAGAAAAATGATGTATCAAAAATGTCAACAGAGATGACCTTTGGGAAATTTGGTGGGCAAGGGCGCGGTATGCTGCCCTTAGAAAAAGCAACAAAAACTAGCGATACTGTCATGCGTATTTGGAGCTATTTGGCTCGTCAACGATATGGATTGATCGCTGTCGCTTGTATGGTGGTGGTAGCATCCTTACTAACTTTGACGGCTCCTTATATATTGGGTGTTGCTATTGATGATTATGTGATACCTGGACAGTTCGAAGGGTTTCTTCAAATATGCATTATCTTGGCATGTGTATATGCGGGAAGCTCCCTTATGACTTGGCTTCATGGATATCTCATGGTCGGATTGTCTCACAAAACAGTACAAACGATGCGAGAAGATGTGTTTGCGAAGCTACAAAAACTGCCGTTGCGTTTCTTCGATAACCGTACCCATGGGGAAATAATGAGCCGGGCTACTAATGATATTGAACAGGTGTCGACGGTACTTAATCAAAGTGTAACGCAGTTGATTTCGAGTTTTGTGATTATTATTGGTTCCTTTTTATTTATGATCAGTTTGAACCCTCGCTTAACACTTATCAGCTTAATTATTATTCCGATAGTTATAGTTTCTACGAAACTACTCGCGAAGTATACAAGACGATTTTTCACACAACAGCAGCGTTGTTTAGGAGATATAAATGGATTTATAGAAGAAACGATTGCGGGGCAAAAAGTAGTAAAGATATTTAATCAAGAAGATGCGAAGAAAGAACAATTTCAGAATAAAAATCAGCAGTTAAAAGATGTTTCCATGAAAGCACAAATATTCGCAGGGATTATGCCACCTCTTATGAATGCCATCACAAACATGAGTTTTGCGATGATTACAGTGGTTGGTGCATGGATGGTTATTTCCGAAATGACGAGTATCGGTGTGGTCGTGAGTTTTCTTCATTATTCCAAGCAATTTAGCAGGCCTGTAAACGAACTGGCAAATCAATTTAATCTCATGCAAGCTGGTGTAGCGGGCGCGGAACGAGTATTTGAAATCATAGATAGCCAATCAGAATATGAAACAGCGCGTTTAGATGTGAATGTCTACGCACCGAAAACGGCTATTGGAGAAATACGCTTTGAACATGTTTCCTTTAGTTATACTACCGATGTTCCTATATTAGAGAATATTACCTTTAAGGCAAAACCAGGTGAGACGATTGCGCTCGTTGGCCCTACAGGAGCTGGGAAGACAACGATAATTAGTCTTTTAACGCGATTCTATGAAATTACAGACGGCAGGATTAATATTGACGGTGTAGATATTCAGTCTGTTGAGAAAGATTGGCTGCGAAGTCAAATTGGTATGGTTTTACAAGATGTATACTTATTTGCTGGCACAATTAAGGAGAACATCCGCTACGGAAGATTAGAAGCAACGGACGAGGAAGTGGTAGAGGCAGCCAAACTCGTGAATGCTCATACATTTATCCAAAGATTGCCGCAAGGATATGATACCGTCCTGACGTCAGAGGGATCAAATCTTAGCCAAGGACAGAGGCAATTAATTAATATCGCTAGGGCGATTTTGGCGAATCCTGTGATTTTGATACTTGATGAAGCTACTAGTAGTATTGACACTCGTACAGAGTTGATGATTCAGAAAGGAATTGATTCACTGAAAAGTGGTAGAACGAGTTTAGTCATTGCCCATCGTTTAAGCACAATTAGAGAAGCTGATAAGATTCTCGTAATGTATAACGGTAGAATAGCGGAGCAAGGGAACCACGAACATTTAATTAGAGAACGTGGCTTATATTATACGCTGTACAATAATCAATATGCGGTATAA
- a CDS encoding YheC/YheD family protein, with the protein MKKKNRILGIVVKSLTGKSAYKEYFRNSNNLNLEIILFRPKDINWKTQKIKAEIYNISSGNWQKKNSAFPTVIYNRYYASNTKAINRLVKAIGENKLYNRLTKLNKLETYKALQGTSVEEYLPSTAQYSQQELIKLLESEGQIILKSTNGTLGNNIYWVQKHMHDEYSIYKENMYEKKSYSDELSFIDKISELTSAEEYILQSYIPLVQIDERRVDFRIMVQKNISGKWETTASLARMTFKDSFITNSIKKVDSIENVLTELGLSSERIKEIIEKIEKISIQAATELDSRIGHCAELGIDIAFDQVGQIWLIEANGRPSKGMFKKLKDKSIINTIYRKPLEYASFLMAK; encoded by the coding sequence ATGAAAAAGAAAAACCGAATTTTAGGAATCGTAGTGAAGTCTTTAACTGGAAAATCAGCATATAAAGAATATTTCCGAAATAGCAATAATCTAAATTTAGAAATAATATTATTTCGACCAAAAGACATTAATTGGAAAACCCAAAAAATAAAAGCAGAGATCTATAATATATCAAGTGGTAATTGGCAAAAAAAGAATTCCGCATTTCCAACAGTAATTTATAATCGTTACTACGCTAGTAATACTAAAGCTATTAATAGATTAGTTAAAGCAATAGGAGAAAATAAATTATACAATAGACTAACAAAATTGAATAAGCTTGAGACATATAAAGCATTACAAGGAACAAGTGTTGAAGAATATCTACCAAGCACTGCACAATATTCACAACAGGAGCTAATTAAATTACTAGAATCAGAAGGACAAATCATTCTAAAATCTACAAATGGAACCTTAGGTAATAATATATACTGGGTTCAAAAACACATGCATGATGAGTACTCCATTTACAAAGAAAATATGTATGAAAAAAAAAGCTACTCTGACGAGCTGAGCTTTATCGATAAAATATCTGAGTTAACTAGCGCAGAAGAATATATATTACAATCCTATATTCCGCTGGTTCAAATAGATGAAAGACGCGTTGATTTTCGTATCATGGTCCAAAAAAACATATCTGGAAAGTGGGAGACGACAGCTTCCTTGGCAAGGATGACCTTTAAAGATAGCTTTATAACAAACAGCATTAAGAAGGTAGACTCCATAGAAAATGTTCTAACGGAATTAGGTCTTTCTAGTGAACGTATCAAAGAGATTATAGAAAAGATTGAAAAAATATCAATTCAAGCGGCAACAGAGCTTGATAGTAGGATTGGACATTGCGCTGAATTAGGCATTGATATAGCCTTTGATCAGGTTGGACAAATATGGCTTATTGAAGCTAACGGAAGACCTTCCAAGGGTATGTTTAAAAAATTAAAAGATAAAAGTATTATTAATACGATATATAGAAAACCATTAGAATACGCTTCATTCCTTATGGCCAAGTAA
- a CDS encoding DUF190 domain-containing protein — translation MNLYDKRKIGIIVEKVYKERILRLIEKAGASGYTVYQNISGMGLHGSRGDFGSLSELSGNVEIVVVSSLEVAEKILKGLQYLMDEDISIIVHVIDVKVLRDDHFA, via the coding sequence ATGAATTTATACGATAAAAGAAAAATAGGTATCATAGTAGAAAAAGTATACAAAGAACGGATTCTTAGGCTCATTGAAAAAGCTGGAGCAAGTGGTTATACAGTATACCAAAATATAAGTGGGATGGGTCTACACGGTTCGCGTGGTGACTTTGGCAGCTTGAGTGAACTATCTGGCAATGTAGAGATTGTTGTTGTATCTAGTTTAGAGGTAGCCGAAAAAATTCTTAAAGGATTACAGTATTTGATGGATGAAGATATTAGTATAATTGTGCATGTGATTGATGTGAAAGTCCTTAGAGACGATCATTTTGCGTAA
- a CDS encoding DUF3810 domain-containing protein has protein sequence MKKLKFNIMYLILLFPLSLGLSYLAARSPIIVEQAYSNFIYRYIAQFISNITGIFPFSVAELIIVATIITVLVNLIYRLNEIFKQPKEWKSILLKQLKLAAITISVIYFVFLIVWGLNYHREPIASMLNLEVTASSVEELVLLNKYLIEQANELRALVVEDTSGITISPKGTRDILNRAELGFIVASEIYPELGGRYGRPKSALFSTILSYQGIGGVYFPFTAEPNVNVNRPHFLIPFTTMHEIAHQRGVAREDEANYIGYITSIMHPDYDFQYSGTMMALNYSMGALRRYDIEKHNELRAGFSPGVVRDFAAWSEHSQKHQGVVREAATRINNAYLQANAQMDGVHSYGRMVDLLIAYYRQTETIQIMY, from the coding sequence ATGAAAAAACTTAAATTTAACATCATGTATCTTATATTGTTGTTCCCTTTATCTTTAGGGCTGTCCTATTTAGCTGCCCGCTCACCAATAATAGTGGAGCAAGCATATTCGAACTTTATATATAGATATATTGCTCAATTTATCAGTAATATCACTGGGATATTTCCATTTTCTGTTGCCGAACTGATTATAGTCGCGACGATTATAACGGTGCTAGTGAATTTAATATACCGTCTAAATGAAATTTTTAAACAACCGAAAGAGTGGAAAAGCATCCTATTAAAACAGCTGAAATTGGCTGCAATTACTATAAGTGTAATCTACTTTGTATTTTTAATAGTATGGGGACTCAATTATCATCGTGAGCCGATTGCTTCAATGCTAAATTTAGAAGTAACGGCATCTTCTGTGGAAGAGCTTGTGTTATTAAACAAGTATTTAATTGAACAGGCGAATGAACTGCGTGCTTTGGTAGTAGAGGACACCAGTGGCATTACGATTTCCCCTAAAGGAACACGTGATATCTTAAATAGAGCAGAGCTAGGCTTTATTGTTGCAAGTGAAATTTATCCAGAGCTTGGTGGCAGATATGGAAGACCAAAGTCAGCACTGTTTTCAACGATTTTATCCTACCAGGGTATTGGCGGAGTCTATTTTCCATTCACGGCTGAACCGAACGTAAATGTTAACAGACCGCATTTTCTAATACCGTTTACAACAATGCACGAAATTGCTCACCAACGAGGGGTAGCCAGAGAAGATGAGGCTAACTACATTGGATATATTACTTCAATAATGCATCCAGACTATGATTTTCAGTATTCAGGCACAATGATGGCTTTAAATTACTCGATGGGTGCTCTGCGAAGGTATGATATAGAAAAACATAATGAATTAAGGGCAGGGTTTAGTCCAGGTGTAGTAAGAGATTTCGCAGCCTGGTCCGAACATAGCCAAAAACATCAAGGTGTTGTAAGAGAAGCCGCTACTAGAATTAATAATGCCTATTTACAAGCTAACGCCCAAATGGATGGCGTGCATAGTTACGGTAGAATGGTAGACTTATTAATTGCGTATTATCGACAAACTGAAACAATTCAAATAATGTATTGA
- a CDS encoding DNA topoisomerase III, which produces MSKIAVLAEKPSVARDIARVLNCNKKGNGYLEGQQYIVTWALGHLVTLADPEVYDEKYKSWQLEHLPMLPSPLKLVVIKQTGKQYKAVRDVITRKDVNEVVIATDAGREGELVARWILEKANVRKPLKRLWISSVTDKAIKEGFQRLRSGKEFENLYASAIARSEADWLVGINATRALTTKYNAQLSCGRVQTPTLAMIVKKEEEIRSFIPKPYYGIVAKTTDGLKLTWNEQKTGETRSFNKDAIDKKLQKLQTAKTSMEVIDVKKAAKKSYAPQLYDLTELQRDANKIFGYSAKETLSIMQKLYENHKYLTYPRTDSRYISIDIVDTLKERLKACAVGDYQKFAAKIQRSAIKASKHFVDNSKVSDHHAIIPTEQTVFLNNLSDKERKIYDLVVKRFLAVLLPAFEYEQTTITAALGGEQFIAKGKIINKLGWKEVYGSYNANSAANDYVDNEDTEQLAQDVSSAKDQTLPDVKKGDNLTIDRIEQTTGETKPPSYFTEATLLSAMENPVKYMDTKDKELLKTIGQTGGLGTVATRADIIEKLFNSFLLEKRGKEIHSTSKGRQLLKLVPEDLRSPELTADWEQKLDAIAKGKLKKDTFVTEMRNYAKKVVNDIKGDDQTFKHDNLSRTKCPDCGKYMLEVQGKKGKMLVCEDRECGHRKSVSKVTNARCPECKKKLELRGQGEGQIFVCKCGYREKMSAFQERRQDKNSKVNKKETAKLIKQINKEEEPINTALADALAKLKLK; this is translated from the coding sequence ATGAGTAAAATTGCAGTACTAGCAGAAAAACCGTCAGTAGCGAGGGATATAGCACGGGTGTTAAATTGTAATAAAAAAGGTAATGGATATTTAGAAGGACAGCAATACATAGTCACATGGGCGCTCGGACACTTAGTAACGTTAGCTGATCCAGAGGTTTATGATGAGAAATATAAAAGTTGGCAGCTTGAGCATTTACCGATGCTGCCGTCACCGCTTAAGCTCGTCGTAATAAAGCAAACTGGTAAGCAATACAAGGCTGTTAGAGATGTTATAACGCGCAAGGATGTTAATGAAGTCGTGATTGCTACGGATGCTGGACGTGAAGGCGAATTAGTGGCCCGCTGGATTTTAGAAAAGGCAAATGTACGAAAACCTCTAAAGCGTCTTTGGATATCGTCGGTTACTGACAAAGCGATTAAAGAAGGGTTTCAAAGACTGCGTAGCGGCAAGGAGTTTGAAAATCTTTACGCATCGGCAATAGCGCGCTCCGAGGCAGACTGGCTTGTTGGTATTAACGCAACCAGGGCATTAACTACAAAATATAACGCACAGCTTTCTTGTGGTAGGGTTCAAACGCCAACGCTAGCGATGATTGTTAAGAAAGAAGAGGAAATCCGCAGCTTTATACCAAAGCCTTACTATGGAATTGTAGCTAAAACGACTGACGGCCTCAAGCTAACTTGGAATGAACAGAAGACTGGGGAAACAAGAAGCTTCAATAAAGACGCAATCGATAAAAAACTGCAGAAGCTACAGACAGCTAAAACGTCAATGGAAGTCATTGACGTTAAAAAAGCAGCGAAAAAAAGCTATGCACCGCAGCTATACGACTTAACAGAGCTACAGCGTGATGCCAATAAAATTTTTGGCTATTCGGCTAAGGAAACATTGTCGATTATGCAAAAGCTGTACGAAAACCATAAATATCTTACGTATCCGAGAACTGATTCTAGGTACATATCTATAGACATTGTAGACACTCTAAAGGAGCGGCTAAAGGCATGTGCCGTTGGTGATTATCAGAAGTTCGCAGCAAAAATCCAGCGTTCAGCAATTAAAGCGAGTAAGCATTTCGTAGATAATAGCAAGGTCTCTGACCACCACGCAATCATACCAACGGAACAGACCGTATTTCTAAATAACCTTAGCGATAAAGAGCGAAAAATTTACGATTTAGTCGTCAAGCGCTTCTTAGCAGTTCTGTTGCCAGCCTTTGAATACGAACAGACAACCATTACTGCAGCCCTTGGGGGTGAACAGTTCATCGCAAAGGGTAAAATCATTAATAAATTAGGCTGGAAAGAGGTATATGGTAGTTATAATGCAAATAGCGCTGCAAATGATTATGTTGATAACGAAGATACAGAGCAATTAGCACAGGATGTCAGCAGTGCAAAGGATCAGACGCTACCAGATGTGAAAAAGGGTGACAATCTAACCATCGATAGAATTGAACAGACCACTGGAGAGACGAAGCCGCCGTCCTATTTTACAGAGGCAACGCTTTTAAGTGCGATGGAGAATCCAGTTAAATATATGGATACCAAGGATAAAGAACTATTGAAAACCATCGGGCAGACAGGTGGATTAGGAACGGTAGCTACAAGAGCAGATATTATCGAAAAATTGTTTAATAGCTTTCTGTTAGAAAAAAGAGGCAAAGAAATACACTCAACGTCAAAGGGTAGACAGCTATTGAAGCTTGTACCAGAGGATTTGCGCTCACCAGAGTTGACGGCAGATTGGGAGCAAAAGCTCGACGCGATTGCAAAAGGCAAGCTAAAAAAGGATACATTTGTCACAGAAATGAGAAACTATGCTAAGAAGGTCGTTAACGATATAAAGGGGGACGACCAAACATTTAAACATGACAACCTATCGCGAACTAAATGTCCTGATTGTGGAAAATATATGCTTGAAGTACAAGGCAAAAAAGGAAAAATGCTCGTCTGTGAAGATCGAGAATGTGGCCATCGAAAGAGTGTATCTAAGGTGACAAATGCCCGTTGTCCAGAATGCAAAAAGAAGCTCGAGTTACGTGGACAGGGGGAGGGGCAAATCTTCGTCTGTAAATGTGGTTACAGGGAAAAAATGTCGGCCTTCCAAGAGCGAAGACAGGATAAGAATAGTAAAGTCAACAAGAAGGAAACAGCTAAGCTTATTAAACAAATAAACAAAGAAGAAGAGCCAATAAATACAGCTTTAGCTGATGCACTAGCAAAACTGAAGCTAAAATAA
- a CDS encoding HD-GYP domain-containing protein, with amino-acid sequence MEQVIKAYHDSILLVRALFEDVRFNRELDIVRINQHAKNLMEIVQSNRNFYTLLQHLKNLDLYYYTHPVAVAIIAGRLGKWLNLDEHNIYKLVFAGLLHDIGKAKIPDSILNKSTELTDREYEIVKEHTSKGYELLSKQIDDKDILLAIKQHHERSDGSGYPEGLKEQEIHTNAKIIAVADIFDAMTSNRKHSTRRPMHQVVKEIYSGSYGILDPIITHVFLKSLEEFSIGAKVLLSNQVIGEIVYVNPTSMNRPVVRSGGEYIDLSKKSDLKIVEFF; translated from the coding sequence ATGGAGCAGGTGATTAAAGCATACCATGATTCAATATTATTAGTAAGAGCATTGTTTGAAGATGTGCGCTTTAATAGAGAATTAGATATTGTAAGGATTAATCAGCATGCAAAAAACCTTATGGAAATTGTGCAAAGTAACCGCAATTTTTATACCTTGCTCCAACACTTGAAAAACTTAGACTTATATTATTATACACATCCAGTAGCGGTAGCTATTATAGCAGGCAGACTTGGCAAATGGCTTAATTTAGACGAGCATAATATATACAAACTAGTATTTGCTGGTTTGCTCCATGATATAGGTAAAGCAAAAATTCCAGATTCGATTTTAAATAAATCGACAGAATTAACTGACAGAGAGTATGAAATTGTCAAGGAACACACATCAAAGGGTTATGAGCTTTTATCTAAGCAGATAGATGACAAAGATATTCTACTTGCTATTAAGCAGCATCATGAAAGAAGTGATGGTAGTGGTTATCCAGAAGGGTTAAAAGAGCAAGAAATTCATACGAATGCTAAAATTATTGCAGTGGCTGATATTTTTGACGCTATGACTTCCAATCGAAAGCATTCAACAAGACGGCCAATGCATCAGGTAGTAAAAGAAATATATAGCGGTAGCTATGGAATATTAGACCCTATAATAACCCACGTGTTTCTGAAATCCTTAGAAGAATTTTCAATTGGTGCGAAGGTCTTGTTAAGCAATCAAGTTATCGGAGAAATTGTGTATGTTAACCCTACATCAATGAATAGGCCAGTTGTTAGGTCTGGTGGCGAATACATAGACCTTAGTAAAAAAAGTGACTTGAAAATAGTCGAGTTTTTCTAA